In one window of Nomascus leucogenys isolate Asia chromosome 1a, Asia_NLE_v1, whole genome shotgun sequence DNA:
- the LOC100596274 gene encoding uncharacterized protein LOC100596274: MNKLSFSVVPDGYIVINSKIWESGKIKVEGAKEEKERALRKPAWVLQIILKAKYLHSPRRGWLSAPRARGGGSRGGGERGAGGLGLGGERRVGEAGERLPAPRRSSRDGEEEARLCQGEALPHALRPPAAAAWATLRRAGAGAGRTRRGMLRAPAGERSGGGGGAAGAPAGAGGGETRHPPARSCPTRLGRTPQPGCLGTIPGLRGKAVPAGTGGHVRHRLFPITVATEDWSRCGSRSVLLQMVGYQESCSGNLTTQWKKHWSSWFLSLQTPGGTPLGSSSSHPFGLRLNYTTNFPGSPPCRWQIVELLGLHSCMKQFSY; the protein is encoded by the exons ATGAATAAACTGTCCTTCTCAGTGGTTCCAGATGGTTACATTGTTATCAACAGCAAAATATGGGAAAGTGGCAAGATAAAAGT GGAGGgggcaaaggaagaaaaagaaagggcgCTCCGAAAGCCGGCTTGGGTCCTGCAAATTATTCTGAAGGCAAAGTACCTGCACTCTCCCCGCCGAGGCTGGCTGTCAGCGCCGCGCGCGAGGGGAGGAGGCTCgcgaggaggaggagaaagaggagcgGGAGGGCTCGGGCTGGGAGGGGAGCGCAGGGTGGGGGAGGCCGGTGAGCGGCTCCCGGCTCCCCGGAGAAGCAGCCGAGACGGCGAGGAGGAGGCGAGGCTCTGTCAAGGCGAGGCGCTGCCCCACGCGCTCCGGCCGCCGGCTGCGG CGGCGTGGGCCACGCTCCGGCGGGCGGGAGCCGGGGCGGGGAGGACGCGGCGCGGGATGCTCCGAGCGCCTGCCGGGGAGagaagcggcggcggcggcggcgctgcGGGCGCGCCAGCTGGGGCGGGAGGAGGGGAGACCCGGCACCCACCGGCCCGGAGCTGCCCGACGAGGCTTGGGCGGACCCCGCAGCCCGGGTGCCTTGGCACGATTCCAGGGCTCCGGGGTAAAGCGGTTCCCGCGGGAACAGGAGGACATGTCAGGCACAGGCTGTTCCCCATCACTGTAGCCACAGAGGACTGGTCCAGATGCGGATCCCGATCTGTGCTTCTTCAG ATGGTTGGATACCAAGAAAGCTGCTCAGGAAACCTTACAACGCAATGGAAAAA ACATTGGAGCTCCTGGTTCTTAAGCCTTCAGACTCCAGGAGGTACACCACTGGGCTCCTCAAGTTCTCACCCCTTTGGTCTCAGACTGAATTATACTACCAACTTCCCTGGTTCTCCaccttgcagatggcagattgtggaacttcttggcctccataGTTGCATGAAGCAATTCTCATATTAA